The following coding sequences lie in one Lacerta agilis isolate rLacAgi1 chromosome 4, rLacAgi1.pri, whole genome shotgun sequence genomic window:
- the USPL1 gene encoding SUMO-specific isopeptidase USPL1 isoform X3, which produces MEQQMGMKMAAQGSSPEIFSVQAQFSSDPEIGSSLSQILHQDKPSRPEPLWLQWRNVYALCWLDCILSVLVHLETLKMILSGSVLENVSVIQSLFAKYNEATALVNTCQRGECVSEVPLDVLSRAESHLNEIRNTIFVQLQPQLKCKLGNKESPVFAFPLLLKNDPQIEKLFLHSYSWKFKCSQCGYQVSDRCRKTLTTFTNIIPEWHPLKAVHTGPCNNCHHTSQRREMVLENVSSVLMMHFVEGLPRNDLETYSFQFQGDSYQVTALVQYQEEAKHFITWISDSDETWLECDDLKGSYSRRHKIFGVPPSEIHIVIWERKPPRLTNGLDSQLESEMATNVPLLKAQPNSPFKYADGKAASNTPLIHHTDDNLNAHTNETQNLIANNKSDLLCGLENLANDDVVTLTLVRVPLDSEGKPLGGSPAVENNMTVRTDTSQLHDAGEVKVSPTTSERDVAGKECKLLGNASTPLHQGQPNNASNMLITPVVALSNSHYSPEMLPVQGAEPEVPIKDSSSLDTANQENKSSRTKAGNNVQITHNTVEHWRVATANSQASAASSPSSSSHSAPKNGTKSFTGSWVKGLLERCHPLMPKSLSTYNNTEICKKPIKKETRCTSLRRKASHFHGFQAKHSKSQREKITERALDSSNKAPPQSSPTLFARPPIEKHHIVGSKRTVVERAGSLALGNQIGPKQSHSKTKSFTSAENLEESSVTIAHRLRLQLQQQLKAKKEKLASLDKAAKAQVRNRRSPKKRMKDQPQLQSQKESDSLQSLLNALQHQIDVEDSKSLNSLSTSTSQCSSSSFDDILSELLSPTTSVASLELPQEEECGYGAQGTNHDHNYHSPVKENGYEDHTDLSLKSSPKKLDFKSPTKQFSLEELLPSSMLNSIMADTQDLYHFDETLLAW; this is translated from the exons ATGGAGCAGCAAATGGGCATGAAAATGGCAGCTCAAGGAAGTTCACCGGAAATTTTCAGTGTTCAGGCACAGTTTTCGTCAGATCCTGAAATTGGTTCATCATTGTCTCAAATTCTGCATCAAGACAAACCATCTCGGCCAGAGCCATTGTGGCTTCAGTGGAGGAATGTGTACGCTCTCTGCTGGTTAGATTGCATTCTGTCAGTCCTAGTGCATTTAGAAACACTAAAAATGATTCTGAGTGGATCAGTCTTGGAAAATGTATCTGTAATCCAGAGCCTATTTGCAAAATATAACGAAGCAACTGCACTTGTGAATACTTGCCAACGGG GTGAATGTGTTTCGGAAGTTCCTTTGGATGTTCTTTCAAGAGCTGAATCACACTTGAATGAAATCAGAAATACAATTTTTGTCCAGCTTCAGCCACAGCTTAAATGTAAATTAG GTAACAAGGAGAGTCCGGTGTTTGCATTTCCTCTACTTTTAAAGAATGATCCTCAAATTGAAAAACTGTTCCTCCACTCTTATTCATGGAAGTTCAAATGCTCACAGTGTGGCTACCAAGTCAGTGACAG GTGTCGGAAGACGTTGACAACATTTACAAATATCATCCCAGAATGGCACCCGCTGAAAGCTGTTCATACTGGTCCCTGTAATAACTGTCATCACACATCTCAAAGAAGAGAAATGGTTTTAGAAAA TGTTTCCTCGGTACTTATGATGCACTTTGTGGAAGGCTTGCCACGTAATGATCTGGAGACCTACTCATTTCAGTTTCAAGGCGATTCCTACCAAGTAACAGCTCTTGTTCAGTATCAGGAGGAGGCAAAACACTTCATAACATGGATCTCGGATTCAGATG aAACATGGCTTGAGTGTGATGACTTAAAGGGTTCGTACTCTAGAAGACACAAGATCTTTGGCGTTCCCCCTTCAGAGATTCACATCGTCATCTGGGAAAGAAAACCGCCACGATTGACAAATGGTCTGGATTCACAGCTAGAAAGTGAAATGGCTACGAATGTTCCTTTGCTAAAAGCACAGCCAAATTCTCCATTTAAATATGCTGATGGCAAGGCTGCCAGCAACACACCTTTAATTCATCACACTGACGATAACTTGAATGCACACACAAATGAGACACAAAACTTGATTGCGAATAACAAAAGTGATTTGCTTTGCGGCTTGGAAAACCTGGCCAATGATGATGTTGTAACTTTGACTCTTGTACGAGTTCCACTTGACTCTGAAGGTAAACCACTGGGTGGAAGCCCTGCAGTGGAAAATAACATGACAGTCAGAACAGACACGTCGCAGCTGCATGATGCAGGTGAAGTTAAAGTTTCTCCAACTACTTCCGAAAGAGATGTTGCTGGGAAGGAGTGTAAGTTACTTGGAAATGCCAGTACTCCCTTGCATCAAGGGCAGCCAAACAATGCAAGTAACATGCTTATAACCCCAGTCGTTGCTCTGAGCAATAGCCATTATTCACCAGAAATGCTACCAGTTCAAGGGGCAGAACCTGAAGTTCCGATCAAAGATAGCAGCAGTTTGGACACAGCAAatcaagaaaacaaaagcagcagaacAAAAGCAGGGAATAATGTACAGATAACACATAATACTGTAGAACACTGGAGAGTAGCAACAGCAAATTCCCAGGCTAGTGCTGCATCTTCCCCAAGTAGTTCTTCTCACTCGGCCCCTAAAAACGGAACGAAGTCGTTCACAGGCAGTTGGGTAAAGGGCTTACTTGAAAGATGTCATCCTCTCATGCCCAAAAGTTTATCAACCTATAATAACACTGAGATCTGTAAAAAGcccattaaaaaagaaactcGCTGCACTTCACTTCGTAGGAAGGCAAGCCACTTTCATGGTTTCCAAGCAAAACATTCAAAAAGCCAAAGGGAGAAGATAACTGAGAGGGCATTAGATTCTTCTAATAAGGCTCCTCCTCAATCTTCACCTACTCTTTTTGCAAGACCCCCTATAGAAAAGCATCACATTGTTGGAAGCAAAAGAACTGTGGTGGAGAGGGCTGGCTCACTGGCTTTGGGTAACCAGATTGGGCCTAAACAGAGCCACAGTAAAACTAAAAGCTTTACATCGGCTGAGAATCTTGAAGAGTCAAGTGTTACAATAGCACACCGACTGCGCCTACAACTTCAACAGCAGCTGAAAGCTAAGAAGGAGAAACTGGCTTCGCTAGATAAGGCGGCGAAGGCTCAGGTGCGAAACAGGCGCTCTCCCAAGAAAAGGATGAAGGATCAGCCACAGCTTCAATCCCAGAAAGAAAGTGACTCCCTGCAGAGCTTGTTAAATGCCCTGCAGCACCAAATTGATGTTGAAGATAGTAAGTCTCTGAATTCTCTAAGCACCAGTACATCCCAGTGTAGCAGTTCAAGTTTTGATGACATTTTATCTGAGCTGTTGTCTCCCACTACATCTGTTGCTTCCTTGGAACTTCCACAAGAAGAAGAATGTGGATATGGTGCACAGGGAACAAACCATGACCATAATTATCATAGTCCAGTAAAGGAAAATGGATATGAGGACCATACAGACCTGTCACTTAAATCATCCCCCAAGAAACTCGACTTCAAAAGTCCAACAAAACAATTTAGTCTAGAAGAACTGTTGCCTAGTTCGATGCTGAATTCAATAATGGCTGACACTCAAGACTTGTATCACTTTGATGAAACTCTCTTAGCATGGTGA
- the USPL1 gene encoding SUMO-specific isopeptidase USPL1 isoform X1 has product MVKAILFTAYSPNSQYKSQVMYSIVCSHLYLICYVSLLSDLTLKHINAMKVILPCFNIWPLKNNTFVVCFTSLQGCNSAEVTPGGSCPACKKKGLIRGLRIYRISFEESIFLCENPQCIFPLGFEPLSSIIIPTDKKDSPSQGTCRKRKSPDTSLVTSAVPQHLKLTRTDNLIENEKAFKPDLAPKCNGDNLYGTRSGQPDFPEAIQPNFNSAAESMEQQMGMKMAAQGSSPEIFSVQAQFSSDPEIGSSLSQILHQDKPSRPEPLWLQWRNVYALCWLDCILSVLVHLETLKMILSGSVLENVSVIQSLFAKYNEATALVNTCQRGECVSEVPLDVLSRAESHLNEIRNTIFVQLQPQLKCKLGNKESPVFAFPLLLKNDPQIEKLFLHSYSWKFKCSQCGYQVSDRCRKTLTTFTNIIPEWHPLKAVHTGPCNNCHHTSQRREMVLENVSSVLMMHFVEGLPRNDLETYSFQFQGDSYQVTALVQYQEEAKHFITWISDSDETWLECDDLKGSYSRRHKIFGVPPSEIHIVIWERKPPRLTNGLDSQLESEMATNVPLLKAQPNSPFKYADGKAASNTPLIHHTDDNLNAHTNETQNLIANNKSDLLCGLENLANDDVVTLTLVRVPLDSEGKPLGGSPAVENNMTVRTDTSQLHDAGEVKVSPTTSERDVAGKECKLLGNASTPLHQGQPNNASNMLITPVVALSNSHYSPEMLPVQGAEPEVPIKDSSSLDTANQENKSSRTKAGNNVQITHNTVEHWRVATANSQASAASSPSSSSHSAPKNGTKSFTGSWVKGLLERCHPLMPKSLSTYNNTEICKKPIKKETRCTSLRRKASHFHGFQAKHSKSQREKITERALDSSNKAPPQSSPTLFARPPIEKHHIVGSKRTVVERAGSLALGNQIGPKQSHSKTKSFTSAENLEESSVTIAHRLRLQLQQQLKAKKEKLASLDKAAKAQVRNRRSPKKRMKDQPQLQSQKESDSLQSLLNALQHQIDVEDSKSLNSLSTSTSQCSSSSFDDILSELLSPTTSVASLELPQEEECGYGAQGTNHDHNYHSPVKENGYEDHTDLSLKSSPKKLDFKSPTKQFSLEELLPSSMLNSIMADTQDLYHFDETLLAW; this is encoded by the exons ATGGTAAAGGCTATTTTGTTCACTGCATATAGCCCGAACAGTCAGTATAAAAGCCAAGTTATGTATAGTATTGTTTGCTCTCATCTGTATTTGATTTGTTATGTTTCACTGCTGTCAGATTTAACTCTGAAACACATAAATGCTATGAAAGTCATTTTACCATGTTTTAATATTTGGCCTCTCAAGAATAAcacttttgttgtttgttttacatcACTTCAGGGCTGCAATTCTGCAGAAGTAACTCCCGGTGGAAGTTGCCCAGCTTGCAAAAAGAAGGGTCTCATACGAGGTCTAAGAATATATCGCATCAGTTTTGAAGAATCCATTTTCTTGTGTGAAAATCCACAG TGCATCTTCCCTCTGGGATTTGAACCACTAAGCAGCATTATAATTCCTACTGATAAAAAGGATTCTCCATCTCAGGGCACTTGTAGGAAAAGAAAGTCACCTGACACAAGCCTGGTAACCTCTGCTGTTCCCCAGCACTTAAAATTGACGAGGACTGATAACTTGATAGAAAATGAGAAGGCATTCAAACCTGATCTTGCTCCCAAGTGCAATGGAGATAATCTGTATGGGACTCGGTCAGGGCAGCCTGACTTTCCAGAAGCCATTCAGCCGAACTTTAATAGTGCAGCAGAATCCATGGAGCAGCAAATGGGCATGAAAATGGCAGCTCAAGGAAGTTCACCGGAAATTTTCAGTGTTCAGGCACAGTTTTCGTCAGATCCTGAAATTGGTTCATCATTGTCTCAAATTCTGCATCAAGACAAACCATCTCGGCCAGAGCCATTGTGGCTTCAGTGGAGGAATGTGTACGCTCTCTGCTGGTTAGATTGCATTCTGTCAGTCCTAGTGCATTTAGAAACACTAAAAATGATTCTGAGTGGATCAGTCTTGGAAAATGTATCTGTAATCCAGAGCCTATTTGCAAAATATAACGAAGCAACTGCACTTGTGAATACTTGCCAACGGG GTGAATGTGTTTCGGAAGTTCCTTTGGATGTTCTTTCAAGAGCTGAATCACACTTGAATGAAATCAGAAATACAATTTTTGTCCAGCTTCAGCCACAGCTTAAATGTAAATTAG GTAACAAGGAGAGTCCGGTGTTTGCATTTCCTCTACTTTTAAAGAATGATCCTCAAATTGAAAAACTGTTCCTCCACTCTTATTCATGGAAGTTCAAATGCTCACAGTGTGGCTACCAAGTCAGTGACAG GTGTCGGAAGACGTTGACAACATTTACAAATATCATCCCAGAATGGCACCCGCTGAAAGCTGTTCATACTGGTCCCTGTAATAACTGTCATCACACATCTCAAAGAAGAGAAATGGTTTTAGAAAA TGTTTCCTCGGTACTTATGATGCACTTTGTGGAAGGCTTGCCACGTAATGATCTGGAGACCTACTCATTTCAGTTTCAAGGCGATTCCTACCAAGTAACAGCTCTTGTTCAGTATCAGGAGGAGGCAAAACACTTCATAACATGGATCTCGGATTCAGATG aAACATGGCTTGAGTGTGATGACTTAAAGGGTTCGTACTCTAGAAGACACAAGATCTTTGGCGTTCCCCCTTCAGAGATTCACATCGTCATCTGGGAAAGAAAACCGCCACGATTGACAAATGGTCTGGATTCACAGCTAGAAAGTGAAATGGCTACGAATGTTCCTTTGCTAAAAGCACAGCCAAATTCTCCATTTAAATATGCTGATGGCAAGGCTGCCAGCAACACACCTTTAATTCATCACACTGACGATAACTTGAATGCACACACAAATGAGACACAAAACTTGATTGCGAATAACAAAAGTGATTTGCTTTGCGGCTTGGAAAACCTGGCCAATGATGATGTTGTAACTTTGACTCTTGTACGAGTTCCACTTGACTCTGAAGGTAAACCACTGGGTGGAAGCCCTGCAGTGGAAAATAACATGACAGTCAGAACAGACACGTCGCAGCTGCATGATGCAGGTGAAGTTAAAGTTTCTCCAACTACTTCCGAAAGAGATGTTGCTGGGAAGGAGTGTAAGTTACTTGGAAATGCCAGTACTCCCTTGCATCAAGGGCAGCCAAACAATGCAAGTAACATGCTTATAACCCCAGTCGTTGCTCTGAGCAATAGCCATTATTCACCAGAAATGCTACCAGTTCAAGGGGCAGAACCTGAAGTTCCGATCAAAGATAGCAGCAGTTTGGACACAGCAAatcaagaaaacaaaagcagcagaacAAAAGCAGGGAATAATGTACAGATAACACATAATACTGTAGAACACTGGAGAGTAGCAACAGCAAATTCCCAGGCTAGTGCTGCATCTTCCCCAAGTAGTTCTTCTCACTCGGCCCCTAAAAACGGAACGAAGTCGTTCACAGGCAGTTGGGTAAAGGGCTTACTTGAAAGATGTCATCCTCTCATGCCCAAAAGTTTATCAACCTATAATAACACTGAGATCTGTAAAAAGcccattaaaaaagaaactcGCTGCACTTCACTTCGTAGGAAGGCAAGCCACTTTCATGGTTTCCAAGCAAAACATTCAAAAAGCCAAAGGGAGAAGATAACTGAGAGGGCATTAGATTCTTCTAATAAGGCTCCTCCTCAATCTTCACCTACTCTTTTTGCAAGACCCCCTATAGAAAAGCATCACATTGTTGGAAGCAAAAGAACTGTGGTGGAGAGGGCTGGCTCACTGGCTTTGGGTAACCAGATTGGGCCTAAACAGAGCCACAGTAAAACTAAAAGCTTTACATCGGCTGAGAATCTTGAAGAGTCAAGTGTTACAATAGCACACCGACTGCGCCTACAACTTCAACAGCAGCTGAAAGCTAAGAAGGAGAAACTGGCTTCGCTAGATAAGGCGGCGAAGGCTCAGGTGCGAAACAGGCGCTCTCCCAAGAAAAGGATGAAGGATCAGCCACAGCTTCAATCCCAGAAAGAAAGTGACTCCCTGCAGAGCTTGTTAAATGCCCTGCAGCACCAAATTGATGTTGAAGATAGTAAGTCTCTGAATTCTCTAAGCACCAGTACATCCCAGTGTAGCAGTTCAAGTTTTGATGACATTTTATCTGAGCTGTTGTCTCCCACTACATCTGTTGCTTCCTTGGAACTTCCACAAGAAGAAGAATGTGGATATGGTGCACAGGGAACAAACCATGACCATAATTATCATAGTCCAGTAAAGGAAAATGGATATGAGGACCATACAGACCTGTCACTTAAATCATCCCCCAAGAAACTCGACTTCAAAAGTCCAACAAAACAATTTAGTCTAGAAGAACTGTTGCCTAGTTCGATGCTGAATTCAATAATGGCTGACACTCAAGACTTGTATCACTTTGATGAAACTCTCTTAGCATGGTGA
- the USPL1 gene encoding SUMO-specific isopeptidase USPL1 isoform X2: protein MMDCQKIGNGLQVTGIGASALHMVGYLGKGCNSAEVTPGGSCPACKKKGLIRGLRIYRISFEESIFLCENPQCIFPLGFEPLSSIIIPTDKKDSPSQGTCRKRKSPDTSLVTSAVPQHLKLTRTDNLIENEKAFKPDLAPKCNGDNLYGTRSGQPDFPEAIQPNFNSAAESMEQQMGMKMAAQGSSPEIFSVQAQFSSDPEIGSSLSQILHQDKPSRPEPLWLQWRNVYALCWLDCILSVLVHLETLKMILSGSVLENVSVIQSLFAKYNEATALVNTCQRGECVSEVPLDVLSRAESHLNEIRNTIFVQLQPQLKCKLGNKESPVFAFPLLLKNDPQIEKLFLHSYSWKFKCSQCGYQVSDRCRKTLTTFTNIIPEWHPLKAVHTGPCNNCHHTSQRREMVLENVSSVLMMHFVEGLPRNDLETYSFQFQGDSYQVTALVQYQEEAKHFITWISDSDETWLECDDLKGSYSRRHKIFGVPPSEIHIVIWERKPPRLTNGLDSQLESEMATNVPLLKAQPNSPFKYADGKAASNTPLIHHTDDNLNAHTNETQNLIANNKSDLLCGLENLANDDVVTLTLVRVPLDSEGKPLGGSPAVENNMTVRTDTSQLHDAGEVKVSPTTSERDVAGKECKLLGNASTPLHQGQPNNASNMLITPVVALSNSHYSPEMLPVQGAEPEVPIKDSSSLDTANQENKSSRTKAGNNVQITHNTVEHWRVATANSQASAASSPSSSSHSAPKNGTKSFTGSWVKGLLERCHPLMPKSLSTYNNTEICKKPIKKETRCTSLRRKASHFHGFQAKHSKSQREKITERALDSSNKAPPQSSPTLFARPPIEKHHIVGSKRTVVERAGSLALGNQIGPKQSHSKTKSFTSAENLEESSVTIAHRLRLQLQQQLKAKKEKLASLDKAAKAQVRNRRSPKKRMKDQPQLQSQKESDSLQSLLNALQHQIDVEDSKSLNSLSTSTSQCSSSSFDDILSELLSPTTSVASLELPQEEECGYGAQGTNHDHNYHSPVKENGYEDHTDLSLKSSPKKLDFKSPTKQFSLEELLPSSMLNSIMADTQDLYHFDETLLAW from the exons ATGATGGATTGCCAGAAGATTGGAAATGGTTTGCAAGTGACTGGTATAGGGGCATCTGCACTCCACATGGTGGGGTATTTGGGAAAA GGCTGCAATTCTGCAGAAGTAACTCCCGGTGGAAGTTGCCCAGCTTGCAAAAAGAAGGGTCTCATACGAGGTCTAAGAATATATCGCATCAGTTTTGAAGAATCCATTTTCTTGTGTGAAAATCCACAG TGCATCTTCCCTCTGGGATTTGAACCACTAAGCAGCATTATAATTCCTACTGATAAAAAGGATTCTCCATCTCAGGGCACTTGTAGGAAAAGAAAGTCACCTGACACAAGCCTGGTAACCTCTGCTGTTCCCCAGCACTTAAAATTGACGAGGACTGATAACTTGATAGAAAATGAGAAGGCATTCAAACCTGATCTTGCTCCCAAGTGCAATGGAGATAATCTGTATGGGACTCGGTCAGGGCAGCCTGACTTTCCAGAAGCCATTCAGCCGAACTTTAATAGTGCAGCAGAATCCATGGAGCAGCAAATGGGCATGAAAATGGCAGCTCAAGGAAGTTCACCGGAAATTTTCAGTGTTCAGGCACAGTTTTCGTCAGATCCTGAAATTGGTTCATCATTGTCTCAAATTCTGCATCAAGACAAACCATCTCGGCCAGAGCCATTGTGGCTTCAGTGGAGGAATGTGTACGCTCTCTGCTGGTTAGATTGCATTCTGTCAGTCCTAGTGCATTTAGAAACACTAAAAATGATTCTGAGTGGATCAGTCTTGGAAAATGTATCTGTAATCCAGAGCCTATTTGCAAAATATAACGAAGCAACTGCACTTGTGAATACTTGCCAACGGG GTGAATGTGTTTCGGAAGTTCCTTTGGATGTTCTTTCAAGAGCTGAATCACACTTGAATGAAATCAGAAATACAATTTTTGTCCAGCTTCAGCCACAGCTTAAATGTAAATTAG GTAACAAGGAGAGTCCGGTGTTTGCATTTCCTCTACTTTTAAAGAATGATCCTCAAATTGAAAAACTGTTCCTCCACTCTTATTCATGGAAGTTCAAATGCTCACAGTGTGGCTACCAAGTCAGTGACAG GTGTCGGAAGACGTTGACAACATTTACAAATATCATCCCAGAATGGCACCCGCTGAAAGCTGTTCATACTGGTCCCTGTAATAACTGTCATCACACATCTCAAAGAAGAGAAATGGTTTTAGAAAA TGTTTCCTCGGTACTTATGATGCACTTTGTGGAAGGCTTGCCACGTAATGATCTGGAGACCTACTCATTTCAGTTTCAAGGCGATTCCTACCAAGTAACAGCTCTTGTTCAGTATCAGGAGGAGGCAAAACACTTCATAACATGGATCTCGGATTCAGATG aAACATGGCTTGAGTGTGATGACTTAAAGGGTTCGTACTCTAGAAGACACAAGATCTTTGGCGTTCCCCCTTCAGAGATTCACATCGTCATCTGGGAAAGAAAACCGCCACGATTGACAAATGGTCTGGATTCACAGCTAGAAAGTGAAATGGCTACGAATGTTCCTTTGCTAAAAGCACAGCCAAATTCTCCATTTAAATATGCTGATGGCAAGGCTGCCAGCAACACACCTTTAATTCATCACACTGACGATAACTTGAATGCACACACAAATGAGACACAAAACTTGATTGCGAATAACAAAAGTGATTTGCTTTGCGGCTTGGAAAACCTGGCCAATGATGATGTTGTAACTTTGACTCTTGTACGAGTTCCACTTGACTCTGAAGGTAAACCACTGGGTGGAAGCCCTGCAGTGGAAAATAACATGACAGTCAGAACAGACACGTCGCAGCTGCATGATGCAGGTGAAGTTAAAGTTTCTCCAACTACTTCCGAAAGAGATGTTGCTGGGAAGGAGTGTAAGTTACTTGGAAATGCCAGTACTCCCTTGCATCAAGGGCAGCCAAACAATGCAAGTAACATGCTTATAACCCCAGTCGTTGCTCTGAGCAATAGCCATTATTCACCAGAAATGCTACCAGTTCAAGGGGCAGAACCTGAAGTTCCGATCAAAGATAGCAGCAGTTTGGACACAGCAAatcaagaaaacaaaagcagcagaacAAAAGCAGGGAATAATGTACAGATAACACATAATACTGTAGAACACTGGAGAGTAGCAACAGCAAATTCCCAGGCTAGTGCTGCATCTTCCCCAAGTAGTTCTTCTCACTCGGCCCCTAAAAACGGAACGAAGTCGTTCACAGGCAGTTGGGTAAAGGGCTTACTTGAAAGATGTCATCCTCTCATGCCCAAAAGTTTATCAACCTATAATAACACTGAGATCTGTAAAAAGcccattaaaaaagaaactcGCTGCACTTCACTTCGTAGGAAGGCAAGCCACTTTCATGGTTTCCAAGCAAAACATTCAAAAAGCCAAAGGGAGAAGATAACTGAGAGGGCATTAGATTCTTCTAATAAGGCTCCTCCTCAATCTTCACCTACTCTTTTTGCAAGACCCCCTATAGAAAAGCATCACATTGTTGGAAGCAAAAGAACTGTGGTGGAGAGGGCTGGCTCACTGGCTTTGGGTAACCAGATTGGGCCTAAACAGAGCCACAGTAAAACTAAAAGCTTTACATCGGCTGAGAATCTTGAAGAGTCAAGTGTTACAATAGCACACCGACTGCGCCTACAACTTCAACAGCAGCTGAAAGCTAAGAAGGAGAAACTGGCTTCGCTAGATAAGGCGGCGAAGGCTCAGGTGCGAAACAGGCGCTCTCCCAAGAAAAGGATGAAGGATCAGCCACAGCTTCAATCCCAGAAAGAAAGTGACTCCCTGCAGAGCTTGTTAAATGCCCTGCAGCACCAAATTGATGTTGAAGATAGTAAGTCTCTGAATTCTCTAAGCACCAGTACATCCCAGTGTAGCAGTTCAAGTTTTGATGACATTTTATCTGAGCTGTTGTCTCCCACTACATCTGTTGCTTCCTTGGAACTTCCACAAGAAGAAGAATGTGGATATGGTGCACAGGGAACAAACCATGACCATAATTATCATAGTCCAGTAAAGGAAAATGGATATGAGGACCATACAGACCTGTCACTTAAATCATCCCCCAAGAAACTCGACTTCAAAAGTCCAACAAAACAATTTAGTCTAGAAGAACTGTTGCCTAGTTCGATGCTGAATTCAATAATGGCTGACACTCAAGACTTGTATCACTTTGATGAAACTCTCTTAGCATGGTGA